The sequence AATCTTTAAAGtgagttaaatttaaaaaatacgaaGCAGAGGTTTTCGAAATTATACGGAAACCAGAGAATTAGCTTAGCAAACATCTCAGCCAGGTTTTCTCGGCAGCTGAGTTTGGCAACCAAATACTAACTGATTAAGATTATTATATAataaccagccgtggaccgcacctccggcgcggcccccgacttctggagctaaaaaccattttttctgaaactaccgtaatcatacagtactcctaccgtaccaccattgtaccactacagtaccccgactatatccctacactaaccccaactcactatccctccagaagctaaaacttcgcagactacaaagactacatagactacaaactatggacaaacggaataagcgctttgtatatagtaaatgattatGATAATTATGATTGATGATTATGATAACTGTATAATAATTCAACTtgtcaaatcaaaaatcatatgGAAATGTAGACAAATATTtgattgattcaaaattttaattaattttcgttaaaaaattcaatgaagaCCCCCTAGTGTTTGAAAATGGGTCGGTTACCAAAAAGGTTCCAAAAACCGGCAACTTTCTTGActttaaaaatcacatttgGCAAGAACCTTTGGAATTCGAACTTTGTACTTAGATTTAcaataattataaattatcATCACAAAATCGATAATGTGTGAACTTTTCAGCGTTATCCGAGAATGCCTCAAGCTGAACCCAGATCATAAAAGCTGCTACCCATTCTACAAGAAGCTtcgaaaagttgtcaaatCACTTGGTACGctttgaaaactatgaaaatctGTTTGAAAgtcttttttacttttcagaaTCCATGAAAAAGAAAGTAGAAAACAGTGACTGGATGGCTTGCCTCGAGGAAGGCCAAAAGACAATGAAGTTCGACCCGACGCCATCAGTACAACTCAACGTCTTCAGAATAACTAACAGGTGTCAAAGAGAAGCAGGTCATATCAGTGAAGCTATTGCCGAGTGCAATGAAATCCTTAATGATGACCCATCAGATGCTGATATTCTCTGCGAAAGAGCTGAAGCACATATCCTCGATGAAGATTATGATTCAGGTAGGATACATACTTTTCTTtagtttaactttttaatatCGTTAGATTGTTTTCAGCCATTGAAGATTATCAAAAAGCGACTGAAGTTAACCCAGATCATCGAGAGGCCAAGGAAGGTCTTGAGCATGCGAAGCGATTAAAAACGCAGGCCGGAAAAAGAGATTACTACAAAATTCTTGGTGTAAAACGAAATGCGAGCAAACGCGAAATTACAAAGGCCTACCGAAAACTTGCTCAAAAGTGGCACCCAGACAACTTCTCAGAcgaggaggagaagaagaaggctgaaaagaaattcattGACATTGCGGCCGCTAAAGAAGTTCTTCAAGACGAAGGTTTGCCACTTTTTCACCTATGTTTTGTGTTAATacaaatattctcaaaaaaagtttaggcgAAAGAAATGCTAATTGGACTGCTTTGTGTCACCATTTCTTTTCATGGCGTATTGTATCATTTTGATcatcaattttgttttgcGATGTATCATCGCCATAGACGTTTTAAAAGCAACAAAGATTGTATTAAAGACAACAATAGTCTAGTCTGTAAATATTAcggtttttatgttttccagAGAAACGACGTCAGTTCGATCAAGGAGTTGACCCACTGGACCCTGAGGCTCAGAGACAAGGCGGAGGACATCACGGAGGGTAAGGGATCAAACGAAAATATCAGTAGACATTTGCGTTTCATCAAAAAGTGAAAGCGGTGTGGCAATTTTGTGAATGTTGTAGTTGATTGTTACCTGTTAAATGTTAAAATCGGAATATGAGACATGTTTCGTATTTCTAATAAGCATACTTTactgaactttcaaaaataactagaATTGGAAGTAAGACGTATGTATCAAAGCAATACATATCTCACAGTGTCTTAGATACTtaggaatatatttttaaaggaCAATCAGTTCCTTAAGTTTGATGTTTTGCGGATCTGGGTGTCTGCTGGTGCTCTGACTATGATTTAATATTAGTTAGGtactattgagaaaaatatttattacttCAATTTCCACagcaatttattttaaatgttgCTGGAACTaaacctcaatttttattattaaaaaataatttaatttatttcagatttggTCACGGCTTTCCACACGGATTCCATCATTTTGGCGGCGGTGGCGGTGGCGAACACTCTTTCAAATTTAACTGGGGATAAATGTGTCATTTCATCATCTTCTGCCAGTATCTTCGTCTCTAGGAACCATCAATAATTATTATCCAACATTTTCTTGTATTCTTCATTGTGTGACCGGGGTTTAAGACTAGCTCCTTCCAAGACTAGTCGGTGATAATTTatgtaattttatttatctttaactagaaaaaacaacaaaaactgtctgggtttttttctcaactaaACAGGTTTCAAAATGGTGGAATCTTTTAGCCCATCTCTCATCTGTGGCATCAAGAATGTATCTTCCCGTTTCCTACCTTTCTCAtgttttctcacttttttccttttcagaCGCCCGTTCGTGAcacgcattttttgaaaattttgtaatctTGTTCAttgttttctacatttctacGGCTATTTTGTGTTTGGATAATTTACATATTCTACATCCCACAGACTGAATATGTTGCACTGCTTTAAACTAATAAATActgtgtaaattttttatgttcaaaATCCCTTCCTGATCAACgacaaaacaaattaaaaacatttcacgAGTCTGCAATCTACTAAAATAGTTGAACTAGACTCTATTTTCTAATCGTGAACActgctgaaaaaaacaacgacaGCAGGTCTGTGTTCAAAACAACCAAccatttttttactttcaaaacacttgtgtttttgtctgaaatcaattaaaagtgatctataaaaaattgtgttttcagttttatcgGACTGCTTTAATTCCAACCGAATTGTAAGGgaagttatttgaaaagtgaacCCAagtctttttggaaaaaaggtaACTTTTGATAATAAGTTAGCAGTTTTTAGTTAAgaataaatataataaatcAATTAGACGATTGTATACCGCCGCAAGACAAGAAtacgaattttcagagatgTACTCGGCAAAACGCTACTCCTAGAGCGCGGACAGGGCGCGACTAATTTACGGGCTCGCGCTCCAGTCACACGTTTTTTGGCGTTCCTTACGCGCCACATCCGCGCTCTAATCACGACTGCTCCACGCGCAttccgaatttgaaaaattctttcgAAATTCTGTGCGTGCGGCTAGGACGCGATCAGAGCGCCAACATGGCGCGGAAGGAGCGCAAAAAAACAAGTGACTGGAGCGCGAACCCGTAATCTAGTCGTGCCCCGTCCGCGCTCCAGGAGGAGTAATTTGCCGAGTTGGTAGGAATTTGTATTATTCACCTAGcctaatattaaaaatatttttaaacaaactttttATACAGTCCAGTGCTAACATACCAGATTAAAGATGAAGTAGCAAACTGTCAAATATTATCTCAGATATCCAAAAAATCCTCTATAGGCCAGATTTCATactattttcatgaaaattcaatagttATGGCTGtttaaaagtaagaaaaatacCTACATTTAGCTGAAAAGCTcgaattctagaaatttcacaaattggattgtaaaaaaattagcgTTTAGTTAAGTTATTGTATATTTGGTTCTTATTCTGCATTTTTGATTCATGGATTTTTTTGGCGAGAAACATCCAAAAGTTGTTTAGGTGTCTATCGACTGTAATCAAAGATAAAACTAAAGATAAACGAtcagaatacaaaaaaatgtgattgaATACAAGTCACAACAGTGTTTACAGTGACATTGTGCCaatatggaaattgaaaaaaaaattagtccTATCGTGCCAAactgaccaaatatcatagtaaaacttctCGAACATTTTGTGAAAGACTTTTATTTGCAAACAAGAAGTAGCGATTACTGATTGTTTGTCACTTTTCGAGAATATCATAGGTTTGTCGCATAGCTTTATCGCATGTTCGAATCacaaaaacgtttgaattttaGTATTTGAAACGTGAGTAGACCATAAAATtagaagatttttttattgaaggTTTTCTACTGAGAGACTACTACTTTTTgaaggaaaagagaaaattctaaaaaaattggaaagttttaatatgctactttttcatttttgcaacatagaagtattttaatacaatttccTCCCGGATGTTACTCTACCTTTGAtgtcactttttttgcaaaaaaactctCAATTACTGGACACGTTCCACGGTATTAACAAAGAGTTacgaaattagatttttgtttgttttaataCTCGACAGTACACATTTTGATCTACGCGCCGCCAAAATAAAGAGGCGGACCATCGAACTGTCTACAGCCGAGCCACTGTCCACTGATTTTCCGTATGCGCATCTGCGTTTCACGCTCTCTAACCACACGCATTTCGCCCATTTTCCCGCCTATCCAATGACGAGTCACACAACAAAGGACGCGCTTCTTTTCTGTTGCACACACCCTCTTTTGGGGTTGTCTCGGTGATACGTCTTGTCTTCCTGGAAACTAGACTGTATTTCATGCCCACTCGGGGATATTTAAAGATTGTTGCCTCCACTCTTATACTCAATTTATCATCCTCCTTGCGCCTATACTAACCGAAATGTGAATTCATATTTCATCCGTATATTTTTTCCTTGTGTTTGTAATAATTTCTCAGTTTCAGCATATTAAATTGACACAATGGCAGACGACAGTGAAAACTTCGTATTAACAGTTGATATTGGCACCACAACCATCCGATCAGTAGTTTATGACTCAAAATGCAAAGAACGCGGCAGTTATCAAGAAAAGGTAGAGTTATTAGGTTTCAATTTCTAATCAGTTGGGTCTTATACTTTCTTTCAGGTCAACACTATCTACACGACGAGAAATGATGATGAAGTGCTAGTTGAAATTGAGCCGGAGCAATtgtttcttcagtttttgcgTGTTATCAAGAAAGCTTGTGAGTTGGTTTCTGGCTCCCTACACCTTGTTAAAATGAGGTGGTGCAATCAAGTGATGAGAAAGTACTTAGAGCACGTGGGGTGACCGCTTGGAGACTTTGCTCTTACTTTTCTCGGAATAAAGTGTCATGTGTTCAACTAGGCAGAGTTTCATATTTTGACAAATTCAATCCTGATTGGTTGAATTTTATTCGACCGTGATGATTAATCTTGATGGCCAATATTATCTAAACTTCTATTGTCTGACCGAGTGTTTCAAAGATCTTTAAAACTCATTTTAGTCTGACCGGTCACATTTAGTAGTGTGAGAATTTGATCGGGCAAATATAAACCGGTTGGTACTTTCCAAAAGATCAGCAGCATTTAATGCTgataaatcagaaaatgttgagaaaaagTCTTCAGGGTGTTCAGGGGGCCACGCCTAAGTACTTTGATTTGTTGAACTATTAGCAGCTGTTCCTCTATTCTACAGTAATGAAGGTCTATCCCTTTTATCAGTTAGCAGCATAGATTAAACAAAACCGGTATGATGATATCCGAATAGAACTAGTGTGTAGTTTAATGTGTGGTGAAGTGATACGAAAAGATTGACTTTTTGGTAactgaaggtttttttttccagatgaaacACTCCCACCAAATGCACACGTTGACGTTGGTCTTTGCACTCAGCGAAACTCAATTGTCCTTTGGAACAAGTGAGAAAACAGTTTAATTATGTGAAAACTGTTATTTATTATATTTCAGAAGGACACTAAAGGAAGAGACACGTATAATCTGCTGGAACGATAAAAGGGCTAACAACAAATGTCACAACTTGAATAACTCGTTTCTTTTGAAGGCAAGTGCGCATACTTTCAATGGTATCAATGATTTCTTAATTGTAGGCTCTGAATTTGGCCGGCGGTTTCTTGCACTTTGTTACTAGAAAAAACCGTTTTCTCGCAGCACAACGCCTCAAATTTCTGGGTGGCATGGTGTCCCATCGACTGATGGTCACTATTGATAGATCTGAAAAGCTGAAGCTAATGAAGGCTGATGGAGATCTTTGCTACGGATCTCTAGAAACCTGGCTACTTATGCGGTCTTCAAAATCTAATATACTTTGTGTAGAGGCTTCAAATATTTCTCCTTCAGGAATGTTTGATCCCTGGATTGTAAGTAATCATCGATGATccgtttttttgaattattgtttTGCTATTTCAGGGTGCTTACAATACTTTGATCATGAAAATCATTGGGTTTCCAACAGACATGCTTTTTCCTATCGTTGATTCCAATTTGAAAGACATGAACAAACTTCCTATCATTGATAGTTCTCATATTGGAAAAGAATTTACCATATCCTCAATTGTAAGTTAACAACAAGACCTCATTCAGTGATAACATTAATTTTCTAGATTGCTGATCAACAGGCAGCAATGTTTGGATGCGGAACATGGGAGCGAGGCGATGTGAAGATCACTTTAGGAACTGGTACATTTGTCAATGTTCATACAGGAAAAGTTCCCTATGCTTCAATGTCAGGTAAGGTAGTACTTTGCCCCGAGTGACAATCTAATCCTTATGAACTGCTGTCGACGTTCTGCGATGCGCAATCAAGGGCGGCGCCGCGATCATCATGTTTTTATTTGGGATATTTTGGTTGATCACAGAAAACCGCAGTTCTGATACATGTGATTTATGCGGCGACGTGACTTGCAATTCCGACACTGAACTTCCAACCACTATAGTGAACGAAATGGGAATTGTTTTAGGTCTATATCCACTCGTTGGATGGAGAATCAACGGGGAGACGGATTTCATTGCCGAGGGAAACGCTCATGACACAGCTGTAATTTTGCATTGGGCTCAGTCGATTGGACTCTTCAATGATGTGACGGAGACTTCAGACATTGCTCTATCAGTGAATGATTCCAATGGAGTAGTGTTCATCCCAGCATTCTGTGGAATTCAAACTCCAATCAATGATGAGACGGCGTGTTCAGGATTTATGTGTATCCGACCTGACACTACAAAAGTACACATGTAAGTTTGCAAACAGCGCTATCACCTAAagtgagaaagagagagagatcACACATTAATCTATGTATTAAGAGACACATACTTCCGCTTACTCAGAAACAATGAGGAAATGTGGGATATAATTTCCAAACAAGTCCATGTACGTATCTTTGTAGCCTTGCCGTCATTTGAAAATCGTTCCCAATTAGCTGAACTACATTCTTGTTACaaatcacagaaattttgtgaaaaaagaaaagtcaaaaattcaaacgtgATGATATGTACAATGGTCTTATTTAGTGATTTGTGATAAAGTTCTGCAATAAAAACGTTGCGCAAACTATAGTTATTTCATCCTCCATTTGgaatgaaaaataggaaacaGTTTTAAACTGGTGTGAGATGTTAGTATTACAGCTAAATAGAACGAAACacacaataattttgaaaaaaaaacgaataatcGTAAACTCACTCAGTCATTTGCTCTCAGTTCCGTTTTTCAGTTTGGGGTATTCTTGCAAATTCTCAGGCGTTTTGCGTTTTTTACATGCAAATTGCAGATCAAACGACAATCACCTTAATACTTTGTCTTATATTACTTTGTCTTTACAGTCCTGAGCTGTCGTAGATCAGGGAACAATGACTTTTCCAACTACGCCTTGAGTAGTTATTTACTTTTGCAGTGACTTATTCAATCGTATACATATCAAACTTTTAGGGTCCGTGCAATTCTGGAGTCAATTGCTTTCCGTGTTTATCAAATCTACGCTGCTGCCGAGTCGGAGGTTAACATTAACAAAAACTCTCCAGTCAGGTATATCCAACAAAATCATTCCATATACCTGACTTTCACAaacaataaatgttttcagaatttgtggAGGAGTTTCGAATAACAATTTTATCTGCCAGTGCATTGCTGATCTTTTGGGACGTAAAGTCGAAAGAATGACTGATTCTGATCACGTTGCTGCTCGCGGTGTTGCTCTTCTGACGGGATTCTCCAGTGGAATATGGACTAAAGAAAAACTACGAGAGCTTGTTACAGTTGAAGACATTTTCACACCTAATTATGAATCTAGAAAAGGTCTACTAAAAACCTTTCAAACATGGAAAAAGGCAGTTGATCGATGTCTTGGTTTTTATCATTGATTCTACAACAcataattacaatttttccggGTATTGCATACATATCGGTTCAATTATGTGCTCATACAATGTTTTTGCTATTTTATTTCACTTAATTTTACTTTAATATTTCTGCGATTTTATTTCGTTGTTTACTCTTATTTGTCATATTTGTGTTATCTCCCAGAGacttgttaatttttattcaatgaaatatttttatttttatcataaGAATTTACTTTcgtaaaacaaataaaagtaCTTGATTCATTGACAATTCGTCGCGATTTTTCAACAGCTTGTCATGGAAGTATGTAGGTAAAGTTGATTCAGATGATGGCGTGCGTACCCCTTATGATTCAGACCAGTGCTTCGGCCCAGTGTGGATTTCTTAGTTCCCAGTAAACCCCTAACGttaaaaactgtaatttagtacttaccaaaaaatgttggctTTCATA comes from Caenorhabditis elegans chromosome X and encodes:
- the dnj-7 gene encoding J domain-containing protein (Confirmed by transcript evidence), which codes for MTIYQHLLILWSSLFASTFAGTAEEVAKHLELGSQFLARAQFADALTQYHAAIELDPKSYQAIYRRATTYLAMGRGKAAIVDLERVLELKPDFYGARIQRGNILLKQGELEAAEADFNIVLNHDSSNNDVQEKTALIEQHRQLRHQIKSAYAGGDCATVEEYINHIIEIQVWDASLYRMRAKCLEERGELKKAIHDMRIVSKLSTDSTDTMFETSKLLYTVGDLEESLNVIRECLKLNPDHKSCYPFYKKLRKVVKSLESMKKKVENSDWMACLEEGQKTMKFDPTPSVQLNVFRITNRCQREAGHISEAIAECNEILNDDPSDADILCERAEAHILDEDYDSAIEDYQKATEVNPDHREAKEGLEHAKRLKTQAGKRDYYKILGVKRNASKREITKAYRKLAQKWHPDNFSDEEEKKKAEKKFIDIAAAKEVLQDEEKRRQFDQGVDPLDPEAQRQGGGHHGGFGHGFPHGFHHFGGGGGGEHSFKFNWG
- the C55B6.1 gene encoding Carbohydrate kinase FGGY C-terminal domain-containing protein (Confirmed by transcript evidence), with product MKIIGFPTDMLFPIVDSNLKDMNKLPIIDSSHIGKEFTISSIIADQQAAMFGCGTWERGDVKITLGTGTFVNVHTGKVPYASMSGLYPLVGWRINGETDFIAEGNAHDTAVILHWAQSIGLFNDVTETSDIALSVNDSNGVVFIPAFCGIQTPINDETACSGFMCIRPDTTKVHMVRAILESIAFRVYQIYAAAESEVNINKNSPVRICGGVSNNNFICQCIADLLGRKVERMTDSDHVAARGVALLTGFSSGIWTKEKLRELVTVEDIFTPNYESRKGLLKTFQTWKKAVDRCLGFYH
- the C55B6.1 gene encoding Glycerol kinase (Confirmed by transcript evidence), which encodes MADDSENFVLTVDIGTTTIRSVVYDSKCKERGSYQEKVNTIYTTRNDDEVLVEIEPEQLFLQFLRVIKKAYETLPPNAHVDVGLCTQRNSIVLWNKRTLKEETRIICWNDKRANNKCHNLNNSFLLKALNLAGGFLHFVTRKNRFLAAQRLKFLGGMVSHRLMVTIDRSEKLKLMKADGDLCYGSLETWLLMRSSKSNILCVEASNISPSGMFDPWIGAYNTLIMKIIGFPTDMLFPIVDSNLKDMNKLPIIDSSHIGKEFTISSIIADQQAAMFGCGTWERGDVKITLGTGTFVNVHTGKVPYASMSGLYPLVGWRINGETDFIAEGNAHDTAVILHWAQSIGLFNDVTETSDIALSVNDSNGVVFIPAFCGIQTPINDETACSGFMCIRPDTTKVHMVRAILESIAFRVYQIYAAAESEVNINKNSPVRICGGVSNNNFICQCIADLLGRKVERMTDSDHVAARGVALLTGFSSGIWTKEKLRELVTVEDIFTPNYESRKGLLKTFQTWKKAVDRCLGFYH